Within Actinoplanes sp. L3-i22, the genomic segment ACCCCATGATCGCCTTCAACGCCGAGGTCTTCCCCGCACCGTTGGCCCCGATCACACCGACGGCATCCCCCGCCGGAACCTCAAAACCCAGATTGCGTACGGCGCAGACGCCGCCGTAATGCACGGTCAGCCCCTCAACGGTCAGCGTCCGGCCGGTAGTCACCGGCGCAGTGGGCGCCGCGGTCATCACACCACCTCCAGATTCAGCCGCACCCAGCGACCCGCAACCATCGCTCCGGGCAGCCACAGACGAGACATCACCGTCATCGCGTCACCTCCGAGATCGGCGGCAGGTCGTCCGAGGACATCGAATCCCCGAGGTACGCCTCGATCACCGCGGGCGTCCGGGCCACCTCGGCCGGCGTCCCCTCCGCGATGATCCGCCCGCTGGCCAGCACCGTCACCCGCTCGCACAGCGACATGACCAGCCCCATGTTGTGCTCGATGATGATCACCGTGATGCCGCTGTCCCGGATCGAGCGCACGATCTCGGCGAGTTGCCGCACCTCCTCGCCGTTCAGGCCGGCGGCCGGCTCGTCCAGCAGCAGCAGGGCCGGCCCGGCGGCGACCGCCCGGGCGATCTCGACACGCCGCTGGATGCCGTAGGGCAGCGACTTCGGGGCCAGCCCGGCGAACTCGGTGAGGCCGTACCGGTCGAGCACGTCCCGGGCCTGCCGGTGCAGCACCCGGTCCCGGCGCAGCACGCTGACCGGCCGCAGCAGATACCGCCAGCTCTCCCGGGTCCGGCTGCGGTCCTGCGCGACAAGGATATTTTCTTCGACGGACAGGTCGCCGAAGAGCCGCAGGTTCTGGAACGTCCGCGACATCCCGGCGCGCGCCAGCCGGTAGGGCGCGCTGCCGGTCCGATCGCTGCCCCGGAACCGGACCCGGCCGCGGGTCGGCCGGTACAGCCCGCTGACCACGTTGAACAGGGTGGTCTTGCCGGAGCCGTTGGGGCCGACGATGCCCCGGATCTCGCCGGCCGCCACGGTCAGCGAGACGTCGTCGAGGGCTTTCAGACCGCGGAACTGTTTGGTCACCTGGTCGACCTGAAGAATGTTTTCGCCGTCCGGGCGGGACTGCTCCACCTCGTACGGATGGAAGGGTCGTAATTGCGCGGCAGCGCCCTGATGCCCACGGCGGCGGGCGACGGCCGCGCGGACCCGGACCGGCAGCCCGGCCAGACCGGTGGGGGCGAAGACCACCACCAGGACGACCACCGATCCGTACGCGATCTGGGCGATCTGTGGGTGATCGACGAGCGCCTCCCGGACCAGGGACAGGCCCACCGCGCCGACCACGCAGCCGACCAGGCTCTGCCGGCCGCCGATGATCACCATGCCGAGCAGCAGGAACATGTTGGCGATGTTGAAAGATTCCGGCGCCACGTAGCGGATCAGTCCCGCGTAGAGCACGCCGCCGACTCCGCCGTAGACGCTGGCCAGCATGAACGCGGTCATCCGCAGCACCGGGACCTCGGCGCCGAGCGAGCCGGCGGCGAGCGCGTCGTCGCGCATCGCGCGCATCCGCCGCCCCAGGCTGGTCCGGACGACGAAAAGTCCGAACGCGAGCAGGACCGCGAAGACAATTATCTCCAGGTAGTAGTAGAGATATTCGCTGGAGAGATCGACGCCGGGAATTTCCGGCACCGGGATCCCGGAGATGCCCTCGGCGCCGCCGGAAACCTGCGCGTTGGTGACCCAGCTGGTGAACGCGAGCGCCAGCCCGAGCGTGACGATGCCCAGGTAATGCGACTGCACGCGCAGCGCGGGGACACCGATGACCAGGCCGATCAGCACGGTGGCCAGGACCGCCAGGACCGCCGAGACCCAGAAGCCGAAGCCGGCCTTCGTGGTGAGAATTGCCGTCACATAGGCGCCGACGCCGAAAACCGCCACCTGGGCCAGGTTGACCTGCCCGGCGATGCCCATCGCCAGGCCGAGCCCGATCGCCAGGACCGCGAAGATCAGGATGACGTCGACGACGTGGATGGCGTAGGAGTCCAGGCCGTAGGGCAGCAGCCAGGCCGCGATCGCGGCGGCCGCCAGCAGCAGGATCTTCGTTCTCATGCCCGGTTCACCGTCCGCTCGCCGAAGATGCCGGTCGGGCGCACCATGATGATCACCGTGAAGACGATGAAGGTGACCAGTTCGGAGTAACCCTGGAAGTGCCCGGCGGTGAACGAGTCGAGGATGCCGATGGCGAGGCCGCCGACGATCGCGCCGGGGATGCTGCCGAAGCCACCGAGGATCGCCGCGGCGAAGCCCTTGATGCCGAGCGCGCCGCCGAGCGCCGGGCTGACGTAGAGCAGCGGGCCGACCAGGCCGCCGGCCAGCGCGGCGAGACCGCCACCGATCATGAAGGCGATCGCGTTGCTGCGCCCGACGTGGATGCCGACCGCGGTGGCCGCCTCGTGGTCCATGGCGACGGCCTGCATCGCGGCACCGCGTTTGGTCCGGGAGAGGAAAAGAACCAACAGGATCGTGGCGACCGCCGCGATGGCGAGCACCACCAGGTCGTACGTCCGGATCCGCAGCCCGAACACGTCGAGCGGCTCGGCCGGCACCGGCGACGGGACGGCCCGCCCGGTGGCGCCCCAGATCGCGATCACCAGGGCGTCCAGGACGATGCCGAAGCCGATCGTGCCGATCAGCATCAGGTCGAAGTCGCGGTTCTCCAACGGGCGCAGGACCCGTTCGATGACCAGGCCGATCATCCCGGTCACGGCGATGGCGGCGATCATCGCCAGGGCGAACGGCAGCTTGCTGGTCAGGTAGAAGGTGGACGCGAGATAGGCGCCGACGGTGACGACGTTGCCGTGGGCGAAGTTGACCAGGCCCATGGTGCGGTAGACGAGCGAGAAGCCCAGCGCCACCAGGGCGTAGACGGCGCCGAGACTGACGCCGCCCACGATCGTCTGAAGAAAGACCTGCATGCTGGTCAGCCCGTGACCGCGACGAGCTTGCCGTTCTGGATGGTGCCGATCGAGGTGGCGAAGATGCCGACGCCGGTCTGGTCGAAGGCGAAGTCGCCGAGCAGCCCCTGGTACTTGGTGGCGCGGATGGCGTCGGCGAGGGCCTTGCCGGTGCCCACGTTGCTGGACTTGAGAGCGGTCAGCATGATCTGCGTACCGTCGTAGGCCTTCGCCCCGTGCAGCTCGGCATCCTCGTTGTACTTCGCCTTGTAGGCGGCGGCGAATTTCTTCGACGCGTCGCTGACGTCGTTGCTCAGGTACGGCGAGCTGACGATCGTCTTCTCGGCTGCCTTCGCCCCTGCGGTGTCCAGGAAGACCGGGGTGCCCTGCGGTGCGGCGCCGGCGAACGGGACGGTGATGCCCAGGTCGCGGGCCTGTTTGACGATCAGGCCGGATTCGACCTCCTCGGCACCGACGAAAATTACCTGCGGGTTCTTCTGCCGGATGCCGGTGAGGACGGCGGAGAAGTCCTTCTGGTCGGTGGTGACCACCTGGTCGGCGACCGGGGTGATGTTCCGGCTCTTCAGGGACTTGAGGAACGCGTCGTGCTCACCCTTGCCGTACGAGCCGTTGTTGGTGATCATCGCGATGGTCTTCAGGCCCTGCTGGTCGACGACGTACTTGGCGAGGGTCTCGTCGTACGTCGTGCTGGTCGGCCCGTTGAGGAACAGGAATTCGGAGCCGACCGCGACCAGGCCGGGCGACTGGCCGGAGGTGATGTTCGGGATCTCGGCCTGCTTGAGGATGGGCGCCATCGCGATGGTCACCGCGCTCTCCGCGGTGCCGATCATCGCGAGGTAGTTCTCACTGTCGATCTTGCGGGCCAGGGTGGTGCCGGTGGTCGGGTCGCCCTGGTCGTCGAAGACGTCGAGCTGGATCTGGCGGCCGTTGATGCCGCCGGCCGCGTTCCACTCGTCGACGGCGAGCCGGGCGCCCTTGAGCTCCCACGCGCCGAGCGAGCTGAGCTGGCCGCTCTGCGCGTCGACCAAGGCAATCTTGATCGGGCCGTTGCCGGACGTGGCCTTGTCGTCGTTGCTGCCGGGGGCGCTGCAGGCGGCGGCGCCCATCAGGAGGAGAACGGAGATTATGGTGGTGGCGCGAAGTCGGGGCACGTTCGTCTCACCTCTCTATTCGAATACACCTTGGTAAATGTCCTTGATGTTCCAATGGCCGGGCGTGGGAACGGGCTCGTTGACCATCGGGACGTCGATGACGGCCGGGCGGCGGCGCTGCACCGCGGACTTCAGCGCCTTCTCGAGATCGCCGGGCTCGGCGACGTCGTAGCCGTCCAGGCCGCAGGCCCGCCCGAGGGCGGCGAAATCGGGGCTGTACGGATTGCCGTCCGGGTCGGTGAAGTCGCAGCCGTAGCTGCGGCCGAAGAAGCTGGACTGCAGGTCGGAGATGGTCCCGTGGGCGCGGTTGTTCATCACCAGGAAGATCACCGGCAGGCCCTGTTCGACGGCCATCGGCAGCGCCGGGAGCTGGGCGCTCATCCCACCGTCGCCGATCAGCGCGACCACCACCCGGTCCGGCTCGGCGATCTGGACGCCGAGCGCCGCGGCCGGGCCGAAACCCATCGTGGAGGCGCCGCCCGGGGTGATGAACCGGCCCGCGGCCGGGAGCGGGTAGCACTGGGCCACGCCGTTCTTGTTCCAGCCGACGTCGGTGACCAGGACCGCGTTGTCCGGCAGGTTCGCGCGGAGGTCGGCGAGGATCCGCTCGGGGCGCAGCGGGAACTGGTCGCCGCGGCCGCGTTCCGCGCTGTCGGCGAAAAGTTTCGTGCGCGCGGTGACGATCCGCTCGCGCAGGCCCGGTTGTTTCTTTCCTCCGGGGCGGTGGCGGCGGACGGCGGCGAGAATCTGCTCGACGGCGCGGGTGGCGTCGGCGACCGCGCCGATCTCGACCGGGTAGTTGCGGCCGATCTCGGCCGGGTCGATGTCGATCTGGATGAGCCGGGTCGGCGGGAACCGCCAGGTGTAGTCCGGGTCCCAGGAGCTGGCGTCGGTCTCGGCGAAGCGGGTGCCGATGGCCAGCACGAGGTCGGCGTTGCGGGCGTAGTCGTTGGTTTCTTTCAGGCCCCAGAAGCCGGGCATGCCGAGGAGCAGGGGGTGGTCGTCGGGGAGGGTGCCCTTGGCCATCAGGGAGTGGGCGACCGGGATGTCCAGGTGCTCGGCGAGCTCCTGAAGAATCTTTTCGCCGCCTCCGCCAACCGCACGGCCCCCGCCAAATGCACCTCCCCCGCCACCAGCGCCGCCCCCGCCTTGCGGACCGCCCGCGCCTTGCGGACCGCCCGCGCCTTGCGGACCGCGCACGCCGCCCTCACCACGTGCGCCTTGCGGGCCGCGCACCTCTCCGCTCGATCCATCTGGCCCGGCCCCCGCACGCGCGCCGCCATCCGGCCCAGCCTCCGCACGCGCGCCGCCATCCGACCCAGCCTGCGGACCCGCGCCGCCATCCGCCTCACCGCGCAAGCCCCCGACCTCGCCCCGCAGCCCGCCCCCGAGATAGATCAGCGGCCGTTCGGCTGCCACGAGCGCCGCCGCGATCCGCTCCGCGTCCGCCACCGACAGATCCGGCCGCGTCACCACCCGCGGCAGTGGGTAACTTCCCGCCGGCAACGGCCGGTTGAAAATATCCATCGGCACGTTGAGCAGCACCGCACCCGGCCGCCCGCTGGTCGCCGTCCAGAACGCCCGCTCGGTGAACCGCGGCAGATCCTCGACCCGATGCACGTGCCAGGCGCGTTTCACGAACGGGCGATAGATCGCCGTCTGGTCCGCATCGGCGTGCAGGTTCACTTCCTGGTGCGGATGCCGCCCGTACAGATAGGAAGGAATGTCCCCGGAGATCGCGACGAGCGGCACCGAGTCCATGGCTGCCGTCGCCACCCCGGTGACCGCGTTCATCATGCCCGGCCCGACGTGCATCAGGACGACGCCGGGCCGCCCGGTCGCGCGGGCGTAGCCGTCGGCGGCGTGCGCGGCGGTCTGCTCGTGCCGGGCGATGACGAACTCGATGTCACTCCTGCCGATCGCGTCGAGCAGCGCGATGTTGGTATGCCCGCAGGTGCCGAAAACTTTCGTCACCCCGTAAGCGGTGAGCTGGTCGACCAGGGCGCCGGCGCCGGTCCGCGTCTCCATCAGTTCTCCCCCCAGATCGACATCCCGCGCACCAGCAGCGTCTTGATCACCGTGTAGTCCTCGACCATGCAGCGCGGCGACTCCCGCCCGAACCCGGAGTCCTTGACCCCGCCGAACGGCACGTGGTCGAGCCGGTAGTTCGACGAGCCGTTCACGATCAGGCCGCCCACCTCGAGCTCGCGCCAGGCGGTGAGGATCCGCCCGATGTCGCGGGTGAAAATTCCCGCCTGCAACCCGAAGCTGCTGGCGTTGCAGGTTTCCAACACCGACTCGAAGCTGTCGTACGGCAGCACGGTCACCAAGGCGCCGAAAACTTCCTTCGTCACCACCTTGTCGTCGGCGCGCGGCCCGGCCACCACGGTCGGCGCCAGCGTCGCGCCGTCCCGGCTCCCGCCGACGGTGATCCGCGCGCCCCCGCCCACCGCCTCGGTCGCCCAGCCGAGCACCCGCGCGGCCGCCCGCTCGTCCACCATCGACCCCACGTCGGTCGCCGGGTCCAGCGGATCGCCGACCGTCAGCGCCGCCACCTCGGCCGTCAGCTGGTCCACGAAGGCGTCGAAGTGCTCCCGCACCACGTAGACCCGCTGCACGGAGATGCAGCTCTGCCCCGAGTTGGTGTATCCGGTCCGCGCGCACACCCGCGCGGCCTCGCCCAGGTCCGCGTCCTCGCAGACGATCGTCGCCGCGTTCCCGCCGAGCTCCAGCACCAGACGTTTGGCCCCGGCCGCCCGGGCCACGGCGGCACCGGTCTCCGCGCTGCCGGTGAAGCTGATGACGGAAATCTCCGCCGCCGCGCAGAGCGCCGCGCCGACGTCACCGCCACCGTGCAGCAACTGGACGGATTCCACCGGCGCGCCCGCCTCGAGCAGCAGCGCGACCAGCGCGGCCGACACCGCAGGCGCCTGTGGCGGCGCTTTGACGACGGTGCTGTTCCCGGCGGCGAACGACGCGCCGAGCTTGTGCGCGAGCAGGTTCGCGGGCGCGTTGAACGGCGTGATCGCGAGCGCCACCCCGGCCGGCGCCCGGTAGGTCAGCGCGGTGTTGCCGACCCCGCGCGCCCAGCCGGCCACCGGCAGCAGATCGCCGCCGATCTGCCGGGCCTCGGCGGCGCAGACCGCGAACGTGTCGGCGACCCGGTCCAGCTCGCCCCGGCCGTCCTTGACCGGTTTTCCCAGCTCAAGGGCGACGAGCCGGGCGAATTCGTCGCGCCGCTCGGTGGCGAGCACCGCGGCGCGTTCCAGGATGCCGGCCCGGGTGGCCGGGGCGAGCCGCGCGATCGTGCGGGCGCCGGCCTTCGCGTACTCACCGGCGAGGGCGACGTCGGCGGGCTCGGCGACCCGGGCGCGGCTGACGACGGCCCGGGTGTAGGGGCCGACACGCTCGGCCGCGGGACCGTCGCCGAGCCACTTTCCGGCGAGCAGCGACGGTGCCGTGACAACGGTGCCGGGCGGGGTGTCGAGGATGGCGGACAGCATCGAGACCTCCAGAGGGTCCGCTACACGGACCGCAAATGGCTTTCTGGACCACTGTGTGGACTCCGGTGTAACGTACGGTTGGCCGCGAGCCGAAGGCAATAGGCGGACGTCGAAAAGTTACGAAGCGATGACGCGTCGGCCGGGACGGCAGAATCGCAGGTGTCCGGAACACCCGCGGTCGCGTCACGACCGGAACCGGGGCGCGAGGTCGTGCCACGCTGACGCCGTGACACGAGGTCGTGCCACGGCACCCGCCGTGACGCGAGGTCGCACCATGGCCTGCGCCGTGGCGCGAGGGAGGAAGTGAAGCACCGTGAGCAATGAGTCCGCCGACAGCCAGGGCGTGCGCAGCATCCAGCGCGCCCTCGACATCCTGTCGCTGCTCAGCGAGGACCGTCCGCTCATCGCCGTGCGCGACATCGTCGCGGCCACCGGCCTGGCGAAAACTACCGTCATCCGGATCGTGCAGACCCTGGAGCAGAGCGGTCTGCTGTGGGCGACCAGCTCCGGCTACATGGCGGGCCCGGGGCTGTGGCGGTGGGCGCACCTGGCCCGCCGCGGCTGGGAGCTGCCACCGGAGACGCAACGGTTGATGCGCGAGCTCGCTTCGCGAGAAAGAGAAACGGTCAACTTCTATGTCGTACGGGATGTAGTGCGCGTCTGCATCGCCCAGCAGGAGTCGCCGCAACCGCTCCGGCACGTCGTCCACGTGGGTGACGAGCTTCCCCTGTGGGCAGGTGCGTCGGCGAAGATCCTGCTGCGCAACGCGTCGCCCGCGCTGTTGGAAAGAGTCGCCCGTTCGTCGCCGTACGGCGAAGGTCATGTCCGCCGGATGCGCGAGTGGATCGACGAGGCCACCGCGGCGGGTTTCGCGGTCAGCCACGGCGAGCGGGAGAACGGGCTGTCCGCGGTGGCCGTGCCGATCCTCGGTCGCGCCGGGACGGTCGTCGCCGCGCTGACCCTGAGCGGTCCGACGGTCCGCTTCACCGAGGACCGGGTCGCCGAGTTCGCCAAGGCGCTCGGCGCCGCCGCCGACCACCTGAACGAACGGGGTTTCGAACACCCCCTGTTCTGAGCCACGACGGGAGTACCAGGCATGCACGACCGGCCGCTGGAAGGCATCCGCGTCCTCGACCTCACCAACGTCCTCGCCGGGCCCTACTGCACGTACCATCTCGCCTTGCTGGGCGCCGAGGTCATCAAGATCGAGATTCCCGGCCGCGGCGACCTGGCCCGGCGGCTGGGCCCGGACCCGGAGCTGAACCGGGCCGGGCTGGGTGCCTCGTTCCTGGCGCAGAACGCCGGCAAGAAGTCGATCGAGCTGGACCTCAAGCAGCCGGCCGGGAAGGAAACTTTTACCGACCTCGTCCGGCACGCCGATGTGCTGGTGGAGAACTACCGGGCCGGGGTGCTGGCCCGGATCGGCTTCCCGTGGGAGCGGCTGTCCGCGCTGAACCCGGGGCTGATCTACTGCGCGATCAGCGGGTTCGGCCAGTCCGGGCCGATGAGCCAGGCGCCGGCGTACGACCAGATCATCCAGGGCCTGTCCGGGATGATGTCGGTGACCGGGACCCCGGAGACCGCGCCGATGCGGGTCGGGTTCCCGGTCGCGGACACGGTCGGCGGGCTCAGCGCCGCCCTGGCGGTGACCGCCGCCCTGGCCGGTCGGCGACACGACGGCCGCGGCCGGTTCCTGGACGTCTCGATGCTGGAGGCGTCGCTGTCGGCGATGGGCTGGGCCGTCTCGAACTACCTGGTCAGCGGCGTCGAGCCGCAGCCGATGGGCGATCAGAACGCGACCGCGGCGCCGTCCGGCACGTTCACCGCGCTCGACGGCCCGCTCAACATCGCGGCGAACCGGCAGGAACAGTTCGAAACTTTGTGCCGCCTGGTCGGGCGGGCGGATCTGATCACGCACCCGCTGTTCGCCGAACGGGAGGCCCGCAAGACCCACCGCACGCAGCTGAACGAGCTGCTCAACGCGGCGTTGTCGGCGCGCCCGGCAGCCGAGTGGGAACGGATGTTGTCGGCCGCCGGGGTGCCGGCCGCCCGCATCCTGACGGTCGCGCAGGCGGTGACCGCCGACCAGGTCGCGCAGCGCGGCTTCTTCGCCGAGCTGCCCTTCCCGGCGCCGCTGAACCGGAACGACCCCCTGCGCGTCTCCGGCAACGGCGTCCTCTTCGACGGCGAGCAACTGTCCCCGGCGACCAGCCCGCCGTCCCTGGGCGAACACAA encodes:
- a CDS encoding ATP-binding cassette domain-containing protein, whose amino-acid sequence is MRTKILLLAAAAIAAWLLPYGLDSYAIHVVDVILIFAVLAIGLGLAMGIAGQVNLAQVAVFGVGAYVTAILTTKAGFGFWVSAVLAVLATVLIGLVIGVPALRVQSHYLGIVTLGLALAFTSWVTNAQVSGGAEGISGIPVPEIPGVDLSSEYLYYYLEIIVFAVLLAFGLFVVRTSLGRRMRAMRDDALAAGSLGAEVPVLRMTAFMLASVYGGVGGVLYAGLIRYVAPESFNIANMFLLLGMVIIGGRQSLVGCVVGAVGLSLVREALVDHPQIAQIAYGSVVVLVVVFAPTGLAGLPVRVRAAVARRRGHQGAAAQLRPFHPYEVEQSRPDGENILQVDQVTKQFRGLKALDDVSLTVAAGEIRGIVGPNGSGKTTLFNVVSGLYRPTRGRVRFRGSDRTGSAPYRLARAGMSRTFQNLRLFGDLSVEENILVAQDRSRTRESWRYLLRPVSVLRRDRVLHRQARDVLDRYGLTEFAGLAPKSLPYGIQRRVEIARAVAAGPALLLLDEPAAGLNGEEVRQLAEIVRSIRDSGITVIIIEHNMGLVMSLCERVTVLASGRIIAEGTPAEVARTPAVIEAYLGDSMSSDDLPPISEVTR
- a CDS encoding branched-chain amino acid ABC transporter permease — translated: MQVFLQTIVGGVSLGAVYALVALGFSLVYRTMGLVNFAHGNVVTVGAYLASTFYLTSKLPFALAMIAAIAVTGMIGLVIERVLRPLENRDFDLMLIGTIGFGIVLDALVIAIWGATGRAVPSPVPAEPLDVFGLRIRTYDLVVLAIAAVATILLVLFLSRTKRGAAMQAVAMDHEAATAVGIHVGRSNAIAFMIGGGLAALAGGLVGPLLYVSPALGGALGIKGFAAAILGGFGSIPGAIVGGLAIGILDSFTAGHFQGYSELVTFIVFTVIIMVRPTGIFGERTVNRA
- a CDS encoding ABC transporter substrate-binding protein, which encodes MPRLRATTIISVLLLMGAAACSAPGSNDDKATSGNGPIKIALVDAQSGQLSSLGAWELKGARLAVDEWNAAGGINGRQIQLDVFDDQGDPTTGTTLARKIDSENYLAMIGTAESAVTIAMAPILKQAEIPNITSGQSPGLVAVGSEFLFLNGPTSTTYDETLAKYVVDQQGLKTIAMITNNGSYGKGEHDAFLKSLKSRNITPVADQVVTTDQKDFSAVLTGIRQKNPQVIFVGAEEVESGLIVKQARDLGITVPFAGAAPQGTPVFLDTAGAKAAEKTIVSSPYLSNDVSDASKKFAAAYKAKYNEDAELHGAKAYDGTQIMLTALKSSNVGTGKALADAIRATKYQGLLGDFAFDQTGVGIFATSIGTIQNGKLVAVTG
- a CDS encoding thiamine pyrophosphate-binding protein, whose translation is METRTGAGALVDQLTAYGVTKVFGTCGHTNIALLDAIGRSDIEFVIARHEQTAAHAADGYARATGRPGVVLMHVGPGMMNAVTGVATAAMDSVPLVAISGDIPSYLYGRHPHQEVNLHADADQTAIYRPFVKRAWHVHRVEDLPRFTERAFWTATSGRPGAVLLNVPMDIFNRPLPAGSYPLPRVVTRPDLSVADAERIAAALVAAERPLIYLGGGLRGEVGGLRGEADGGAGPQAGSDGGARAEAGPDGGARAGAGPDGSSGEVRGPQGARGEGGVRGPQGAGGPQGAGGPQGGGGAGGGGGAFGGGRAVGGGGEKILQELAEHLDIPVAHSLMAKGTLPDDHPLLLGMPGFWGLKETNDYARNADLVLAIGTRFAETDASSWDPDYTWRFPPTRLIQIDIDPAEIGRNYPVEIGAVADATRAVEQILAAVRRHRPGGKKQPGLRERIVTARTKLFADSAERGRGDQFPLRPERILADLRANLPDNAVLVTDVGWNKNGVAQCYPLPAAGRFITPGGASTMGFGPAAALGVQIAEPDRVVVALIGDGGMSAQLPALPMAVEQGLPVIFLVMNNRAHGTISDLQSSFFGRSYGCDFTDPDGNPYSPDFAALGRACGLDGYDVAEPGDLEKALKSAVQRRRPAVIDVPMVNEPVPTPGHWNIKDIYQGVFE
- a CDS encoding aldehyde dehydrogenase family protein, producing the protein MLSAILDTPPGTVVTAPSLLAGKWLGDGPAAERVGPYTRAVVSRARVAEPADVALAGEYAKAGARTIARLAPATRAGILERAAVLATERRDEFARLVALELGKPVKDGRGELDRVADTFAVCAAEARQIGGDLLPVAGWARGVGNTALTYRAPAGVALAITPFNAPANLLAHKLGASFAAGNSTVVKAPPQAPAVSAALVALLLEAGAPVESVQLLHGGGDVGAALCAAAEISVISFTGSAETGAAVARAAGAKRLVLELGGNAATIVCEDADLGEAARVCARTGYTNSGQSCISVQRVYVVREHFDAFVDQLTAEVAALTVGDPLDPATDVGSMVDERAAARVLGWATEAVGGGARITVGGSRDGATLAPTVVAGPRADDKVVTKEVFGALVTVLPYDSFESVLETCNASSFGLQAGIFTRDIGRILTAWRELEVGGLIVNGSSNYRLDHVPFGGVKDSGFGRESPRCMVEDYTVIKTLLVRGMSIWGEN
- a CDS encoding IclR family transcriptional regulator — translated: MSNESADSQGVRSIQRALDILSLLSEDRPLIAVRDIVAATGLAKTTVIRIVQTLEQSGLLWATSSGYMAGPGLWRWAHLARRGWELPPETQRLMRELASRERETVNFYVVRDVVRVCIAQQESPQPLRHVVHVGDELPLWAGASAKILLRNASPALLERVARSSPYGEGHVRRMREWIDEATAAGFAVSHGERENGLSAVAVPILGRAGTVVAALTLSGPTVRFTEDRVAEFAKALGAAADHLNERGFEHPLF
- a CDS encoding CaiB/BaiF CoA-transferase family protein is translated as MHDRPLEGIRVLDLTNVLAGPYCTYHLALLGAEVIKIEIPGRGDLARRLGPDPELNRAGLGASFLAQNAGKKSIELDLKQPAGKETFTDLVRHADVLVENYRAGVLARIGFPWERLSALNPGLIYCAISGFGQSGPMSQAPAYDQIIQGLSGMMSVTGTPETAPMRVGFPVADTVGGLSAALAVTAALAGRRHDGRGRFLDVSMLEASLSAMGWAVSNYLVSGVEPQPMGDQNATAAPSGTFTALDGPLNIAANRQEQFETLCRLVGRADLITHPLFAEREARKTHRTQLNELLNAALSARPAAEWERMLSAAGVPAARILTVAQAVTADQVAQRGFFAELPFPAPLNRNDPLRVSGNGVLFDGEQLSPATSPPSLGEHNDELPALLKRWSRG